A region of Hymenobacter tibetensis DNA encodes the following proteins:
- a CDS encoding alpha-L-fucosidase yields the protein MNVSLTRSSATAGIAGLLLAATACAPRQVGKSVSYAAIPAQSTESAIVTQAAHVVPTPRQLRWQQLELTAFFHFGVNTFTNKEWGTGQESPQLFNPTQLDARQWVRTAKAAGIKQVILTAKHHDGFCLWPSKYTEHSVKASPWKEGQGDVVKEVVDACRAEGIGFGVYLSPWDMNSPLYGTAAYNDFFINQLTELLSNYGQVDEVWFDGANGEGPNGKKQEYDFERWYAHIRKLQPQATIAVMGPDVRWVGTETGYGRETEWSVVPANNLDQATISAGSQQAMTIKPQGDMRAAIVGGREQLKKAKGLAWYPAETDVSIRPGWFHHPAENDKVKTPEKLLDIYYSSVGRNSVLLLNLPPDTRGLVHESDVKVLQDWKELRDDTFTQNLAAGARVQAPGSRNSKALLDSRYDTYWTTGGFDSTAVVELALPQSRTFDVLMLQENIAVGQRIEKFALEAWQDGQWQLVTEGTTVGYKRLLRFAPVTTDKVRLRILSSRLNPTLSELGLYKQPAG from the coding sequence ATGAACGTATCCCTGACTCGCTCCTCGGCCACTGCTGGCATCGCCGGGCTTCTGCTGGCGGCCACTGCCTGCGCGCCGCGCCAAGTGGGCAAAAGCGTTAGCTACGCCGCCATTCCAGCCCAGAGCACCGAGTCCGCCATCGTCACGCAGGCCGCTCACGTGGTACCTACCCCCCGGCAGCTGCGCTGGCAACAACTCGAGCTGACGGCTTTTTTTCACTTCGGCGTCAACACCTTCACCAACAAAGAGTGGGGCACCGGCCAGGAAAGCCCCCAGCTGTTCAACCCCACCCAACTCGACGCCCGCCAGTGGGTGCGCACCGCCAAGGCAGCGGGTATCAAGCAGGTGATTCTCACGGCCAAGCACCACGACGGCTTCTGCTTGTGGCCTAGCAAATACACCGAGCACTCCGTGAAGGCTAGCCCCTGGAAAGAAGGCCAAGGAGACGTGGTGAAAGAAGTGGTGGACGCCTGTCGCGCCGAGGGAATCGGGTTCGGGGTGTACCTATCGCCCTGGGATATGAACTCGCCGCTATACGGCACCGCGGCCTACAACGACTTCTTTATCAACCAACTGACCGAGCTGCTTTCCAACTACGGCCAGGTGGACGAAGTATGGTTTGACGGGGCCAACGGCGAGGGGCCGAACGGCAAGAAGCAGGAGTACGACTTCGAGCGCTGGTACGCGCACATCCGCAAGTTGCAGCCCCAGGCCACCATTGCCGTGATGGGCCCCGACGTGCGCTGGGTGGGCACGGAAACCGGCTACGGCCGCGAAACCGAATGGAGCGTGGTGCCCGCCAACAACCTCGACCAGGCCACCATATCGGCGGGGTCGCAGCAGGCCATGACCATCAAGCCGCAAGGTGATATGCGTGCCGCCATCGTGGGCGGCCGCGAGCAGTTGAAAAAGGCCAAAGGCTTGGCGTGGTACCCCGCCGAAACCGACGTGTCCATCCGGCCCGGCTGGTTCCATCACCCCGCTGAAAACGACAAGGTGAAGACGCCGGAAAAGCTACTGGACATCTATTACAGCTCGGTGGGGCGCAACAGCGTGCTGCTGCTCAACCTGCCCCCCGATACGCGCGGGCTTGTCCACGAAAGCGACGTGAAAGTTCTGCAAGACTGGAAAGAGCTGCGCGACGACACCTTCACGCAAAATCTGGCTGCCGGGGCCCGCGTGCAGGCCCCGGGCAGCCGGAATAGCAAGGCCCTGCTCGACAGCCGCTACGACACCTACTGGACCACCGGCGGGTTCGACAGCACGGCCGTGGTGGAACTAGCCTTGCCGCAAAGCCGAACCTTTGACGTGCTGATGCTGCAGGAGAACATTGCCGTGGGCCAGCGCATCGAAAAGTTTGCCTTGGAAGCCTGGCAGGACGGGCAGTGGCAGCTTGTGACCGAAGGCACCACCGTGGGCTACAAGCGGCTGCTGCGCTTTGCGCCGGTAACCACCGATAAAGTGCGGCTGCGCATCCTCTCCTCGCGGCTCAACCCCACGCTCTCGGAGCTAGGCCTCTACAAACAACCGGCCGGGTAG
- a CDS encoding glycoside hydrolase family 2 protein, translating into MRLRKILVLLLFIVLRAVPVFAQRDTIALNRDWQFAVDKKAEGISSQWQKQPLPQARVVQVPHTWSVEQDNQRHYGWGWYQKTIDAPAAWKSQSVVLEFGAVNHTAYIYLNGEKVGENIGDGFDKFYIDLTGKLKTGQKNMLTVAVNNDYGRNKVPFGNSFDWPNDGGIIRPVALIVSGKPAVRYLHAEPKLDVRTNAGTLQLRLGLDEAAARNLTFAVTITEENQPSKKVVLKKTGKATWKNGEAVLFYSLPKINPWHFDFPNLYHIEVAVLSGRKAVDRISANTGFREVKFEDGKTYLNGERVKLMGVEWTAGSNPDYGFAEPVAEIKRQGRLMKEVNAIFTRQHFQQSDVFYEFCDRNGILVQQEVPLWGPETPANDTIRTIAMQQLQTIVRNMYNYPSIFAWGTGNELRGRSADMKQMITDLVARAHALDPSRHVAYVSNTLTQGFYNRPNFTPDAGSLGDYLMMNEYGGSWWALPVGQIHSYLDSVHLSYPSKPLFISEFGLVEPNFRGGDERRIEDLVYHMAIYESKPYIEGAIYFDLTDYRTHYPGTSEQNKYRRRVHGIYDMYGKPKPSMKVLREMSSPLEVQQLRQQGKKGKASLLIFGSVGLPQHTAKGYKVYLSSKTDNWQASKAYALPDIKPGQKVEFEIDDEFNGVGIVTVVRPNGYVVSQKSFYTNSPELQPMGQ; encoded by the coding sequence ATGCGACTTCGCAAAATCCTTGTCCTTCTTCTGTTCATCGTCCTGCGCGCCGTCCCGGTTTTTGCGCAGCGCGATACCATAGCGCTCAACCGTGACTGGCAGTTCGCCGTGGACAAAAAGGCCGAGGGAATTTCAAGCCAGTGGCAAAAGCAGCCGCTGCCCCAAGCCCGCGTTGTGCAGGTGCCCCACACCTGGAGCGTGGAGCAGGACAACCAGCGCCACTATGGTTGGGGCTGGTACCAGAAAACGATTGATGCCCCCGCCGCTTGGAAAAGCCAGAGCGTGGTGCTGGAGTTTGGGGCCGTAAACCACACCGCCTACATCTACCTGAACGGCGAGAAGGTAGGCGAGAACATCGGCGACGGGTTCGATAAGTTCTACATCGATTTGACCGGCAAACTGAAAACCGGGCAGAAAAACATGCTCACCGTAGCCGTCAACAATGATTACGGCCGCAACAAGGTGCCGTTCGGTAACTCTTTCGACTGGCCCAACGACGGAGGCATTATCCGGCCCGTGGCCCTTATCGTGTCGGGCAAGCCGGCCGTGCGCTACCTGCACGCCGAGCCCAAGCTAGACGTGCGCACCAACGCCGGCACCCTGCAGCTGCGCCTAGGCCTAGACGAAGCCGCGGCCCGCAACCTGACCTTTGCCGTGACCATCACCGAGGAAAATCAGCCTTCCAAAAAAGTGGTGCTAAAGAAGACCGGCAAAGCCACCTGGAAAAACGGCGAGGCAGTGCTTTTCTACTCCCTGCCCAAGATAAACCCCTGGCATTTTGACTTCCCGAACCTTTACCACATCGAGGTGGCAGTACTCAGCGGCCGGAAAGCCGTGGACCGCATCAGTGCCAACACCGGCTTCCGGGAAGTGAAGTTCGAGGACGGTAAAACCTACCTGAACGGCGAGCGGGTGAAGCTGATGGGCGTGGAATGGACGGCCGGCTCCAACCCCGACTACGGCTTTGCCGAACCAGTGGCGGAAATCAAGCGCCAGGGCCGCCTGATGAAGGAAGTAAACGCCATTTTCACCCGGCAGCACTTCCAGCAGTCGGATGTATTCTACGAATTCTGCGACCGGAACGGAATTCTGGTGCAGCAGGAAGTACCGCTCTGGGGCCCCGAAACGCCCGCCAACGACACCATCCGCACCATTGCCATGCAGCAATTGCAAACCATCGTGCGCAACATGTACAACTACCCCAGCATTTTCGCGTGGGGCACGGGCAACGAGCTGCGCGGCCGTAGCGCCGACATGAAGCAGATGATTACGGACCTGGTGGCCCGGGCGCACGCGCTGGACCCCTCGCGCCACGTGGCCTACGTGAGCAACACCCTCACGCAGGGCTTCTACAACCGCCCCAACTTCACGCCCGACGCCGGCAGCCTCGGCGACTACTTGATGATGAACGAGTACGGCGGGAGCTGGTGGGCGCTACCAGTGGGCCAAATCCACAGCTACCTCGACAGCGTGCACCTTTCCTACCCCTCCAAGCCGCTCTTTATCTCGGAGTTCGGCCTAGTGGAACCCAACTTCCGGGGCGGCGACGAGCGGCGCATCGAGGACCTGGTGTACCACATGGCCATCTACGAGAGCAAGCCTTACATAGAGGGCGCCATTTACTTCGACCTGACCGACTACCGCACCCACTACCCCGGCACCAGCGAGCAAAACAAGTACCGCCGCCGCGTGCACGGCATCTACGATATGTACGGCAAGCCCAAACCTTCCATGAAAGTGCTGCGCGAGATGTCGTCGCCGCTGGAAGTGCAGCAGCTGCGCCAGCAAGGAAAAAAAGGCAAGGCCAGCCTGCTCATCTTCGGCAGCGTGGGCCTACCCCAGCACACCGCGAAGGGCTACAAAGTGTACCTCTCCAGCAAAACCGACAACTGGCAGGCCAGCAAAGCCTACGCGCTGCCGGACATCAAGCCGGGCCAGAAAGTGGAGTTCGAGATTGACGACGAGTTCAACGGGGTCGGCATCGTTACGGTGGTCCGCCCCAACGGCTACGTGGTCAGCCAGAAATCCTTCTACACCAACAGCCCCGAGCTGCAACCGATGGGCCAATAG
- a CDS encoding beta-galactosidase, translating into MLKLTRTWCLLGALLAAGLSAPAQQKHTFEIQDGQFKYDGQPTPIYSGEMHYARVPRPYWRHRLQMMKAMGLNTVATYVFWNYHHPSPGVWDFSTGNRNLAEFVRTAQQEGMFVILRPGPYTCAEWEFGGYPWWLQQNKDLVIRANNKPFLDSCRVYLGKLAEQVRSLQVRQGGPIILTQVENEFGSYVLQRPDIPLAEHQQYNAAIRKQLADVGFEGPFFTSDASNLFNGGSTPGALPTANGEDDVARLRQSVNQFHDNKGPYMVAEYYPGWLDHWGEPFVRVTTEKVVKQVATYLQNGVNFNFYMVHGGTNFGFTAGANYDKNHDIQPDITSYDYDAPISEAGWATPKYKALRELMLKHVKYPVPAVPAPLPVLSLPPIAISKAVSLFDLKRDVKPVRNDTPLTFEALGQGHGYVLYSRKFRQAAKGNLQVKGLRDFATVYVNGRRVGELSRQKNTYTLAVDVPAGATLELLVENMGRINYGALIVQNTKGIIEPVLLNDAPVTGNWEMYRMPFEQVPNLSAYRAGKSPAGQPTLYSGTFKVEKPGDVFLDMRGWGKGLVFVNGQSLGRFWRIGPQQTLYLPGSWLRQGQNEVVILEQLNDAPQKSLKTIDKPIIDDVRL; encoded by the coding sequence ATGTTGAAATTAACGCGCACCTGGTGCCTGCTAGGGGCACTACTAGCGGCCGGCCTTTCGGCACCAGCACAGCAGAAACACACTTTCGAAATCCAGGACGGGCAGTTCAAGTATGACGGGCAGCCCACGCCGATATATTCGGGTGAGATGCACTACGCCCGGGTGCCGCGCCCGTACTGGCGCCACCGCTTGCAGATGATGAAGGCCATGGGCCTCAACACCGTCGCTACCTACGTGTTCTGGAACTACCACCACCCATCGCCGGGCGTGTGGGACTTCAGCACCGGCAACCGCAACCTGGCCGAGTTCGTGCGCACGGCGCAGCAGGAGGGCATGTTCGTGATATTGCGGCCCGGCCCCTACACCTGCGCCGAGTGGGAGTTTGGCGGCTATCCGTGGTGGTTGCAGCAAAACAAAGACTTGGTAATCCGGGCGAACAACAAGCCGTTCCTGGATTCCTGCCGGGTATATCTGGGCAAACTGGCGGAACAGGTGCGTAGCCTCCAGGTACGCCAGGGCGGCCCCATTATCCTCACCCAGGTGGAGAATGAATTCGGCTCGTACGTGTTGCAGCGGCCTGATATTCCGCTGGCCGAACACCAGCAGTACAATGCGGCCATCCGGAAGCAACTGGCAGACGTGGGCTTCGAGGGGCCATTCTTCACGTCGGATGCCTCTAATCTGTTCAATGGCGGTAGCACGCCGGGGGCGTTGCCCACGGCCAACGGCGAAGACGATGTCGCGCGCCTGCGTCAGTCGGTAAACCAATTCCACGACAACAAAGGCCCCTACATGGTGGCCGAATACTACCCTGGCTGGCTTGACCACTGGGGTGAGCCATTCGTCCGCGTCACCACGGAGAAGGTGGTAAAGCAAGTGGCAACCTACCTGCAAAACGGGGTGAACTTCAACTTCTACATGGTGCACGGCGGCACCAACTTCGGTTTCACGGCGGGGGCCAACTACGACAAAAACCACGACATCCAGCCCGATATCACCAGCTACGACTACGACGCCCCCATCAGCGAGGCCGGGTGGGCTACCCCCAAGTACAAGGCCCTGCGGGAGCTGATGCTCAAGCACGTAAAGTACCCGGTGCCGGCCGTGCCCGCTCCGTTGCCCGTGCTGTCACTACCCCCCATTGCCATCAGCAAAGCCGTCAGCCTGTTTGACCTGAAGCGCGACGTGAAGCCGGTGCGCAACGACACGCCGCTTACGTTTGAGGCGCTGGGCCAGGGCCACGGCTACGTGCTGTATAGCCGCAAGTTCAGGCAGGCAGCCAAGGGCAACCTACAGGTGAAGGGCCTGCGCGACTTTGCCACCGTGTATGTGAACGGACGGCGCGTGGGCGAGCTAAGCCGCCAGAAAAACACCTACACGCTAGCCGTGGACGTACCGGCAGGAGCCACGCTGGAGCTGCTAGTAGAAAACATGGGCCGCATCAACTACGGCGCGCTAATCGTGCAGAACACCAAAGGCATCATTGAGCCCGTGCTGCTCAACGACGCCCCCGTTACGGGCAATTGGGAAATGTACCGCATGCCTTTCGAGCAAGTACCGAACCTAAGCGCTTACCGAGCCGGCAAAAGCCCCGCGGGCCAGCCGACGCTCTACAGCGGCACCTTTAAGGTGGAGAAGCCCGGCGACGTATTTCTGGATATGCGGGGCTGGGGCAAGGGCCTCGTGTTCGTGAACGGCCAGAGCCTCGGCCGCTTCTGGCGCATCGGGCCGCAGCAAACGCTGTACCTGCCCGGCAGCTGGCTGCGCCAGGGCCAGAACGAAGTGGTGATACTGGAACAACTGAACGATGCTCCCCAGAAAAGCTTAAAAACCATCGATAAGCCAATAATAGACGACGTGAGGCTGTAG
- a CDS encoding L-rhamnose mutarotase has product MEYPEASYPPQFKRYCKTLTLQDDAVLIEQYKQAHAPDVVWPVINQGLREVGVLKMEIYLTGRQLFMIMDTVVDFNHDQAMATLATMPYQAEWEAYVSQFQVSATESTAAEKWQLVERIYTLD; this is encoded by the coding sequence ATGGAATACCCTGAGGCTAGTTACCCACCGCAATTCAAAAGGTATTGCAAGACGCTGACCCTACAAGATGATGCAGTGCTGATCGAGCAGTACAAGCAAGCCCACGCACCCGATGTTGTGTGGCCGGTTATCAACCAAGGGTTGCGCGAAGTGGGGGTGTTAAAGATGGAAATCTACCTGACGGGCCGTCAACTTTTCATGATCATGGATACCGTAGTGGATTTCAATCATGATCAGGCAATGGCAACCCTGGCAACCATGCCCTACCAAGCGGAATGGGAAGCCTACGTCTCGCAATTCCAAGTTTCTGCAACCGAGAGCACGGCGGCGGAAAAATGGCAGCTGGTAGAACGCATATACACGCTGGATTAG
- a CDS encoding family 16 glycosylhydrolase: protein MEPSINDQPTPPTTATTADAVTGAWRLVFADEFNSTGGFDASKWVYCPRQTSAWNKYLTSSPNYVSQDGANLVLKMDNAVISGDNVPYHSGGVQTATKFNLRYGKVEVRAKFKKGQGSWPAIWMMPETSSYGGWPNSGEIDIMEHVNYENVIYNTIHNGAVTGPGGGSTASRATAYNSTDYNLYGMVWTPSAIEFYVNNVLTYTYSKAAGATSAQWPFDKPFYLILNQAGGAGWPGPITNADLPFNMQVDWVRVYKQEELVNPGLESATLAPWVAGPTTSVVTTNARTGAKAIALQGGTTTLEQTVTGLLPNTTYTFGGFGKVAAAGTSAILGVKGYGGTPVDSQITGTSYQQASVTFTTGASNTSATVYYYKPATGTVYGDDFYLNKQ, encoded by the coding sequence ATGGAACCATCGATCAATGATCAGCCAACGCCACCAACCACTGCTACCACTGCTGATGCCGTTACAGGTGCCTGGCGACTGGTGTTTGCCGACGAATTCAATTCTACTGGCGGTTTTGACGCCAGCAAATGGGTGTATTGCCCCCGGCAAACCTCGGCCTGGAACAAATACCTTACCTCTTCCCCTAACTACGTTTCCCAGGATGGCGCTAACCTGGTGCTGAAAATGGACAATGCCGTTATCAGCGGCGACAATGTGCCGTACCATTCTGGCGGCGTGCAAACGGCTACCAAATTCAATTTGCGGTACGGAAAAGTGGAAGTCCGGGCCAAGTTCAAGAAAGGGCAGGGGTCCTGGCCAGCCATCTGGATGATGCCGGAAACGTCTTCGTATGGCGGCTGGCCCAACAGCGGGGAGATTGACATTATGGAGCACGTCAACTACGAAAACGTTATTTATAACACCATTCATAATGGCGCCGTAACCGGCCCCGGGGGAGGGAGCACGGCATCTCGTGCCACCGCGTATAATTCCACCGACTATAACCTGTATGGCATGGTCTGGACCCCTTCGGCTATTGAGTTTTACGTGAACAATGTTCTCACGTATACTTACTCCAAAGCCGCTGGGGCCACCTCCGCGCAGTGGCCGTTCGACAAGCCCTTCTACCTAATCCTGAACCAGGCTGGCGGAGCCGGGTGGCCTGGTCCGATTACTAATGCCGACCTGCCGTTCAACATGCAGGTGGACTGGGTACGAGTATACAAGCAAGAAGAACTGGTTAACCCCGGTCTGGAGTCGGCTACGCTTGCACCGTGGGTGGCTGGACCAACAACTTCGGTAGTAACCACCAATGCCCGAACCGGGGCTAAAGCCATTGCGCTGCAAGGAGGAACCACCACGCTGGAGCAGACCGTAACCGGATTGCTTCCTAACACGACGTACACATTTGGGGGCTTTGGGAAGGTAGCGGCCGCTGGCACAAGTGCCATACTGGGCGTAAAAGGATATGGTGGAACGCCGGTAGACAGTCAAATCACCGGCACCAGCTACCAGCAGGCTTCGGTTACCTTTACCACCGGGGCGAGCAATACGTCGGCTACGGTGTATTATTACAAGCCCGCCACCGGTACCGTGTACGGCGATGATTTCTATTTGAACAAGCAATAA
- the fucP gene encoding L-fucose:H+ symporter permease: MTAARTTTFAVGLITCLFFLWGFALNLNPILIPHLKKACQLTDAQSALIDSASYLAYFLLALPAGQFIKRYGYKGGMLLGLGLFAGGALLFYPAAAMRSYSFFLGALFIIASGLTFLETAANPYIIGLGNPGEATQRLNFAQSFNGLAATLAPLLGGMFILSGRSLTAVQQAAMAPATFAAYLNHEAAAVQGPYLLIGGGVLLVALLLWRTPLPALNEEATSTRTNTRLWQHSNLVFGVVAQFFYVGAQVCVSSFFIRFAGNVAGMGEKLAAQYLAGALFGFMAGRFIGTVLMRYIAPPKLLALYCSLNVGLLLLAVSLHGPGAVYALMAVEFFMSIMFPTIFSLSIRGLGGHTKDGSALLIMAIVGGAVLPVVMGRVSDASTMQMAYLVPASCFLVVLGFALRNNQVKKLELATAH, encoded by the coding sequence ATGACTGCTGCCCGTACCACCACGTTTGCCGTGGGACTTATCACCTGCTTGTTTTTTCTTTGGGGCTTTGCGCTGAACCTGAACCCGATTTTGATTCCGCACCTCAAGAAAGCTTGCCAACTCACGGATGCGCAGTCAGCGCTGATCGATTCAGCTTCTTACCTGGCTTATTTCCTGCTGGCCTTGCCCGCTGGGCAATTTATAAAGCGCTACGGCTACAAGGGTGGCATGCTACTGGGGCTAGGGCTGTTTGCGGGAGGCGCACTGTTGTTTTATCCGGCGGCGGCTATGCGCTCCTACTCCTTTTTTCTGGGCGCGCTGTTTATAATTGCCAGTGGCCTCACGTTTTTGGAAACGGCCGCCAACCCGTACATCATCGGCCTGGGCAACCCTGGTGAGGCCACCCAGCGGTTGAATTTTGCGCAGTCGTTTAACGGCTTAGCGGCTACGCTGGCTCCATTACTAGGTGGCATGTTCATCCTCTCCGGTCGAAGCCTAACGGCCGTGCAGCAAGCGGCTATGGCGCCCGCTACCTTCGCCGCCTACCTCAATCACGAGGCCGCCGCCGTGCAGGGTCCCTATCTGCTCATTGGCGGGGGAGTACTGCTAGTAGCCCTGCTCCTGTGGCGCACCCCGCTGCCCGCTCTCAACGAGGAAGCAACTTCTACCCGCACCAACACCAGACTATGGCAGCACTCAAATTTGGTATTTGGAGTGGTGGCGCAGTTTTTTTACGTGGGAGCGCAAGTGTGCGTAAGCAGTTTCTTTATTCGCTTTGCGGGCAATGTGGCCGGCATGGGCGAAAAACTGGCGGCCCAATATCTGGCCGGGGCACTGTTCGGGTTTATGGCGGGGCGTTTTATTGGCACGGTGCTGATGCGCTACATAGCTCCCCCCAAGTTGCTGGCGCTTTACTGTTCACTCAATGTGGGGCTGCTGCTGCTGGCGGTGTCGCTCCACGGCCCCGGCGCGGTGTATGCACTGATGGCGGTGGAGTTTTTCATGTCCATCATGTTTCCAACCATCTTTTCGCTCAGTATCCGGGGACTGGGCGGCCACACCAAGGATGGGTCGGCCCTGCTCATCATGGCTATTGTAGGCGGGGCGGTGTTGCCGGTGGTGATGGGCCGCGTGTCCGACGCCAGCACCATGCAGATGGCTTACTTGGTGCCAGCAAGCTGCTTCCTGGTGGTGCTAGGCTTTGCACTCCGCAACAACCAGGTTAAAAAACTGGAGCTGGCAACCGCGCACTGA
- a CDS encoding L-fucose dehydrogenase: MDLQLTNQVIIVTGGARGIGAGICRVLAAEGAIPVIVGRDAADNARTVAALEAEGYQAGQVVTELSDPQACQQAVQTVISQFGRIEGLVNNAGVNDGVGLEHGDYLRFMHSLHQSMVHYYLMAHHALPELKKSGGAIVNITSKTAETGQGNTSAYAAANGARNALTREWAVELLKYGIRVNAVVVAECWTPQYETWIETLPHPAQALQEIMARIPLGGRMTTAEEIGSTVAFLLSARASHTTGQLVHVDGGYVHLDRALANAN, from the coding sequence ATGGATTTGCAGCTCACCAACCAAGTAATTATCGTCACGGGGGGAGCCCGGGGCATCGGGGCGGGCATCTGCCGGGTGCTAGCCGCCGAGGGGGCCATCCCGGTGATTGTGGGCCGGGATGCCGCTGACAATGCCCGCACCGTGGCTGCCTTGGAAGCGGAAGGATACCAGGCTGGGCAGGTTGTGACCGAGCTATCGGACCCACAAGCTTGCCAGCAAGCAGTACAAACAGTTATCAGCCAGTTTGGGCGCATCGAGGGCCTGGTGAATAATGCCGGCGTAAACGATGGCGTAGGTTTGGAACACGGCGATTACCTACGGTTTATGCACAGCCTGCACCAGAGCATGGTACACTACTACCTGATGGCGCACCACGCCCTACCTGAACTGAAAAAATCGGGTGGTGCCATCGTCAACATCACCTCTAAAACTGCTGAAACCGGCCAGGGCAATACCTCGGCCTACGCCGCCGCCAACGGCGCTCGCAACGCTCTCACCCGCGAATGGGCCGTGGAGCTGCTCAAGTACGGCATTCGGGTGAACGCCGTGGTAGTGGCCGAGTGCTGGACGCCACAATACGAAACCTGGATCGAGACCCTGCCCCACCCCGCGCAAGCGTTGCAAGAGATTATGGCCCGTATCCCGCTCGGTGGCCGGATGACGACCGCCGAGGAAATTGGCAGCACGGTGGCATTCCTGCTGTCGGCGCGCGCCAGCCACACCACCGGCCAATTAGTGCACGTGGACGGCGGCTACGTGCACCTCGACCGAGCGCTAGCAAACGCGAACTAA
- a CDS encoding fumarylacetoacetate hydrolase family protein — MKLLRYGPPGHEQPGILLGTQAYGLPTFGHDYDEAFFANDGLACLADFVQANANTLPLLAPHERLGPPVARPSKIICIGLNYADHARETNATPPTEPIIFLKSTTALVGPNDAIVIPRNSVKTDWEVELAVVIGKKASYVTEAEAPAYIAGYTLHNDVSEREFQLERGGTWDKGKGCDTFAPLGPWLVTPDELGDVNDLRLWLKVNGQLMQDGTTANLIFRVPFLISYISQFMTLLPGDIISTGTPAGVGLGFNPPVYLKSGDAVELGIDGLGSARQAVQAYAAS, encoded by the coding sequence ATGAAACTCCTCCGCTACGGCCCGCCGGGCCACGAACAGCCCGGCATTTTGCTTGGCACGCAAGCCTATGGTCTTCCCACGTTTGGGCACGACTACGACGAAGCATTTTTTGCCAACGACGGCCTGGCTTGTCTTGCCGATTTCGTGCAAGCCAACGCGAATACCTTGCCTCTGCTGGCCCCGCACGAGCGGCTGGGGCCACCCGTGGCTCGGCCCTCAAAAATCATCTGCATTGGACTCAATTATGCTGATCATGCCCGCGAAACCAACGCTACTCCCCCTACCGAGCCCATTATCTTTCTGAAGTCCACCACCGCGTTGGTTGGCCCGAACGACGCCATTGTTATTCCCCGCAACTCGGTGAAAACCGATTGGGAAGTGGAACTGGCCGTGGTGATTGGCAAAAAGGCCTCGTACGTGACGGAGGCCGAGGCGCCCGCCTACATTGCCGGTTATACCCTGCACAATGACGTGTCGGAGCGCGAATTTCAGCTGGAGCGCGGCGGCACCTGGGACAAGGGCAAGGGCTGCGACACTTTCGCCCCCCTGGGCCCCTGGCTGGTCACGCCCGACGAGCTGGGCGATGTCAACGATCTGCGCTTGTGGCTGAAAGTGAACGGACAGCTTATGCAGGACGGCACCACGGCCAACCTTATTTTCCGGGTTCCTTTTCTGATTTCCTACATCAGCCAGTTCATGACCCTGCTGCCGGGCGACATCATCTCCACAGGCACGCCGGCCGGAGTGGGTTTGGGTTTCAACCCGCCCGTGTACTTGAAGTCCGGGGATGCGGTGGAACTAGGTATTGACGGCTTGGGTAGCGCCCGGCAAGCGGTGCAGGCATACGCGGCAAGCTAG
- a CDS encoding SDR family NAD(P)-dependent oxidoreductase: MFSLATKTAVVTGGGSGIGRAIAQVFARQGAVVHILEHDEAAGQATVATIIAAGGTAHVHAADVSERAEVLAAFQHIGPLDILVNNAGIAHVGNVESTAEADFERVYRVNVRGVYNCLFAAIPLLKAKGGGAIVNMASIAAHVGITNRFAYSMSKGAVHAMTLSVARDYLADGIRCNSISPARVHTPFVDGFLARAYAGQEEEMFAQLARSQPIGRMGTPDEVAALALYLCSAEAGFVTGCDYPLDGGFITLNN; the protein is encoded by the coding sequence ATGTTTTCCTTAGCAACTAAAACGGCCGTTGTCACCGGCGGCGGCAGCGGCATTGGCCGGGCTATTGCGCAAGTATTCGCCCGGCAGGGGGCCGTGGTCCACATCTTAGAGCACGACGAGGCCGCTGGTCAGGCGACAGTGGCCACCATCATCGCGGCCGGGGGCACGGCGCACGTCCACGCCGCCGATGTAAGTGAACGGGCCGAAGTGCTGGCCGCTTTTCAGCACATTGGGCCGTTGGATATATTGGTTAACAATGCCGGCATTGCCCACGTGGGCAACGTAGAAAGCACGGCGGAAGCTGATTTCGAGCGCGTGTACCGGGTGAACGTACGCGGTGTTTACAACTGCCTGTTTGCTGCTATTCCGCTGCTCAAAGCTAAGGGCGGCGGAGCCATTGTGAACATGGCGTCCATCGCGGCCCACGTGGGCATCACCAATCGGTTTGCATACTCCATGAGCAAAGGCGCGGTGCACGCCATGACGCTGTCGGTGGCTCGGGACTATCTGGCCGACGGTATTCGCTGCAACAGCATCTCGCCGGCGCGGGTGCATACCCCGTTCGTCGACGGCTTCCTGGCCCGCGCCTACGCCGGGCAGGAAGAAGAGATGTTCGCGCAGCTGGCCCGTAGCCAACCGATTGGCCGCATGGGTACCCCGGACGAAGTGGCTGCCTTGGCCTTGTACCTCTGCTCGGCGGAGGCCGGCTTCGTGACGGGTTGCGACTACCCCTTGGATGGGGGCTTTATTACCCTGAACAACTAA